A segment of the Streptomyces sp. XD-27 genome:
CTTCAGAGGCAATCAGGGCTTGGACGTCGCGGAGCTGGGCAGCCGCCTCCGCCAGCCGCGGGGTTTGCTCGTACAACAGCCGGTGCATCCTGGGCCGGGCTGGCCCGATGGAGCTGAGCGACAGCGCGCACCACCGTGCGCGGGCAGCGGAGGGCGTGAGCGGCGCGGCCGAGTGTACGAGTGAAGCGACGCTCCACGCCCTCATACCGCAGTGCTCGCTCCGCTGACAGAAAGAACAGCAAGGAGAACCAGCTTTCCCACGCCAAGCCATGGTCGGCGCCATCAGACACACTCCATATCCGAAATCTCGAACAGGCACTCCGCATTCGAAGGCTTAAAAAGGCCCTCGACATGCCGTTTTAGCCAGGAGATCCGGAATGGGAGTCTCAAGGTCCGCTCCTCGATGGCCCACTCTGACGCAATTCTGGCGCCGTCAATTGCACTCCGAGCTGACGATCGGCTACAGCTCTCACCTGGCCCTTCCCCGCCGCACCTCGCGTTCGTCGGCGGCAGAGCCGCATGTCGGAGTGACCAAAAACCGGCCGCAGTACTGCGTCACAGCGAAGCCAGATCATTTCAGCCACTTCGAAATACGTCTGTTGCGCATGGTGATGCTGTTGTGGAAGATGTTGAGTGCAACTAGGTAAGCCGACAACCCCTTTCGGTGGCCGCGAACCGCTATCACCGAATGAATGGAGAGAGACCCTGGTGTCTCGTGATCCTGTCAGCGTTACTTGATCTTGTGCGTCTCGTTCTCTTGGCACGGAGCTCTCCGTGGAACAGTCCGCCGAGCTACGGGAGTTGGTGAGCAGCCGGGACGTTCCTGCGGATATAGCCACGCGGGGCCGGATCGTGCTCTGGTCTGCTGAGGGGCGTCGGCGCAAGGACATCGCCGAGCTGCTTGGAGTGTCGCTGCCGACGGTGGACCGCTGGAAGCGCCGTTATGCCGAGCACGGCCTGGCCGGGCTGGAAGGTGACCGGCCCGGCGGGGCCCGGGAACAAGTGCCGGCACGGGTACGGGCCCGGGTGATTGCGCTGACGCGTATGACGCCGCCGGACGGCACTGGTCTTTCGCACTGCTCGACACGCGAGTTGGCGAAGTATCTGCAGCGGGCAGAGGGCGTCACCGTGTCCTGGCACTACATCGCGCGGGTCTGGCCGGAGGAGAGCCTCAAGCCGCACCGGTCGAGCACCTTCAAGATTTCGAGGGACGCGGCGTTCACGCAGAAGGTCACCGACGTGATCTGTCTCTATCTGGACCCGCCGGGAGGCGCGGTAGTGCTGTCGATCGCCGAGAAGACGCGGGGCGCTGGACCGGACCCAGCCGGTGCTGCCTGTGGCGTTCGCGGCCGCCGAGAAGCGCACCCACGACTATGTGCGGCATGGCACGACGAACCTGTTCGCCGCCCTCGACGTAGGCACCGGGGAAGTCATCGGTGAGTGCAAGCCGAACCGGAAAGGCACGACCTTCCTGGCTTTCTTGAAGAAGGCGGTGAAGCCGCACGCGGGCATGGAGATCCATGTCGTCCTGGACGACCTGTCCACGCACACCACGCCGGAGGTGAAGACATGGCTGGCGAAGAACCCGCATCTCCACTTCTACTTCACTCCTGTCGGCTCCTCCTGGTTGAACCAGATCGAGATCTGATTCGGCATCTTGACCCGGCAGTCGATCCGCCGCGGGACGTTCTCCAGCGTCAACGTCCTGGTCAAGCAGATTCGCGACTACATCAACTCCTGGAACCAGGAGGCAAAACCCTTCACCTGGATCGCGACCGCCGACGAGGTTCTCGCCAAGGTCAGCCTCGTCCAGACCAACGTGAAGAAACTCGTCAGTATCCATGCGAAATGATGCAAACGGGGCCACGAGACACTAGGTTCCGCCGTCTTCGGCATCTTCGCTCCACACACGGGCCCATCAGACCCACGTCAGCACCCTTCTGGGGGCCAGGCAATGGTCCATATCCAGCCGGTTATGCGGGGCGACCGGCGGAGTACCCGGTCATGATGCAAAGTTAAATCACGATAGGCCGACCGTTGCCAGGCCTGTTGGTGAACGAATGTCCTTGTCGTTGCTGGCGATACGAGCTTAGGCTCCTGTGTCTAGAGCACCTCGGGGGCGTCACATCGGGGATGGGTGACATGTTGCGTATACAAGTAACCAACAAAGACATTCAACGCTTAAGAATGGTTCATACGTTAGGGCCAGTGTCCGAAGCGGTCTTCGCACTTCACCGCTTCGGACGTGACCGGGCTCGCAGCGGTATCGGTTGGCACAAGTTCGTGCGCGAGCGACTCGGCGACGATCTGCCCGCCATAGACGAGGTCGTGTCCGAGTACCGGGTCGTTCCCGATCTTCTGTGGCTGCTCGAGCGGGATGGAACCGACGCGGATTCGGTGCCGTCGGCCGTTCGCGCCCGGGCTCGCCGCCTCGCCCAGGTGGTCTTCCTGTTCTGCTCCGCGGGCATCCTGCCCTACTGGTCGCGAATGCAGGCCCGGCTGGAGATCGAGCGTGACATGCGCGGGCGGATGGCCATCACGAACGGCGTCGAGTTCCTGCTCGCAGGCCTGCACCCCAAAGTGACATGGGAGTCCTCGGAGCTGCGCATCGCGTCCAGCTTCGACCTCGACATCAAACTCGACGGGCGCGGCCTGACCCTGAGCCCCTCGCTCTTCCTCCCCGACAAGACCTGCGTGCTCGTGCGCTCCGAGCGGCAGTCCGGCGTGCCCGCACTCGTCTTCTCCACGCCTCTGGATCTCAACGATCTGGAGTCGCTCCCCGAGGAATCGGAGGACGAGGGCGACCGGGCGCTGGCCGCCCTCGTCGGAGCCACCCGTGCGGCCGCCCTGCGCGCGCTGTCCGAGAGCGGCACCACCGGCGATCTGTCCGACCGACTCGGCATCTCTCTCTCCGGCGCCAGTAAGCAGGCCACTGTGCTGCGCGAGGCAGGTCTGATCACGACGTTACGCAACCGTACTACCGCCATGCACACACTCACTCCGCTCGGCTTGGCGCTCCTGCAAAGGAAGTTGCCCGCCGAGCTCACCCGTTTGTTGGGCAACCCAGGCGGCCCAGGCAACCCACGGGTGGGTGAGCTGCGGGGCAGTCCAAGGCCCCGCAGCTAAGGCATGACCCGTGTCTCGACCACGCGCCCCTCGGCGAGCAGCACCACCGCGTCGGCCCGTTCCAGAGAGGCCAGGTCCGCGGCCGAGGCCACGACGCAGAGCCCCTGCCGGTCCACCAGGTCGCGCAACAGGTCCAGGATCGCCGCCGCGGTGGCGGGCGGAAGTCCGCTGGTGAGGTCGTCGGCGAGCAGCACGTCGGGGGCGTCGGCGACCGCGACCGCGACCGCGGCCGCGCGTTGCCGACTCTCCGTCAGACCAAGTACGGGGGCTTCCCGCTCCTCCCACAGGTCCAGCCGGTGCAATGCCTCACGTAGCAGCTCGGCCGCCCCGGTCGGCAGCCGGACAAGCACCGAGGCGAGCGTGCCGAGCGTCGCCAGCTGCTCCGTCACCGGCCGGAGCCCGACGTGCGCGAGCCGGAGCCCCTCGGAAAGACGGACCTCGCCCGCCGTCACCGGATCCAGCCCCGCGGCGCACCGCAGGACGCTGGTCTTGTCCGCGGCGGTCGGCCCGGCCAACGCCGTCCAGGTGCCGGCCTCGCACGCGAAGGTCACATTCTCTATCTCACATCCAGACTCGATGCCCCCGGCTCCGATCGTGCCGACATGGCACAGCCGCAGAGCCGGACGCTGGTCAGTCATGGTGATCCCTTTCAACGCTCGGGAGGTAGGTTGTGCAACCGGTCCGCCATCCCCGTTCCATTCCGGCGAAGATGGGTCGAGTCTCTCCACCTCTGGTTCCGGAAACTGGGCCTGAGCAGCAGGTTATGGCCTCCGGCGCTGACAAGGCCATACCCCCTGCCCCCGGGGCAGAACTACAGCCTGCTGTAATGCGCGCGGCGCCCTGGTCTGCTCCGGTGATCCGTGCCTGGGCGCCGCCGCTGCGGGCCACGGTCTATCTGCTCGGGGGATTCGGCACCGCGGCCATGAGCCTTCTGTCGTTTGTGCTGCTCTGTCACCCGAGCATGCGTCAGTCGTGGGCCGAGTGGCACCGGCAGCGAGCCGGTCGTCTGCTGAGCCGTCCGGTCCGTGCGCAGAGCATCGCCCTGCCCCGTCATCTGTACTGGCTCGCCCTGCACGTCACGTTCGGCCTCGCCTGTGGGCTCGCCACGGCCATCTGCGTCGGCAACGCGCTGCTGGTCGTGGTGACGCTGCTGCTGTGGTGGGCGTTTCCGGCGCAGGACAGCCCGAAGACGGTGCTGGACATCCCGGTGCTCGGCCGGTACGGGGACGTCATCGTCGGTCCGTCGGTGGGGACCGTCCTGTTCGCCGCCGGCTGCCTGGCGCTGCCGCCGCTCGCCACGGGATATGCCCGCCTGACTCTCGCCGTGCTCGCGTCGTCGCGTACCCAAAGACTCACCGATCGCGTTGCCACGCTCACCCGCACCCGCAGTGACGCGCTCGAGGCGCACGGCGCCGAGTTGCGGCGGATCGAGCGCGACCTGCACGACGGCACCCAGGCACGGCTGGTGGCCGTGGCCATGCGGCTCGCGGTGGCCCGGCGGTGCCTCGACCGTGACCCGGCCACCCTCGCCCGGATGCTGCGCGAGGCGACCGACGTCACCG
Coding sequences within it:
- a CDS encoding sensor histidine kinase, yielding MRAAPWSAPVIRAWAPPLRATVYLLGGFGTAAMSLLSFVLLCHPSMRQSWAEWHRQRAGRLLSRPVRAQSIALPRHLYWLALHVTFGLACGLATAICVGNALLVVVTLLLWWAFPAQDSPKTVLDIPVLGRYGDVIVGPSVGTVLFAAGCLALPPLATGYARLTLAVLASSRTQRLTDRVATLTRTRSDALEAHGAELRRIERDLHDGTQARLVAVAMRLAVARRCLDRDPATLARMLREATDVTEEAMVELREVLRGIYPPILADRGLPGALRTVAARGGVPVSIDIGELHRIPAAIEAVTYFVVTEALTNVAKHSRATEAGLRVRRVDDVLTVVVTDNGVGGARENGGSGLAGLRGRAQALDGCVTVVSPAGGPTTITVELPCG
- a CDS encoding ATP-binding cassette domain-containing protein, with protein sequence MTDQRPALRLCHVGTIGAGGIESGCEIENVTFACEAGTWTALAGPTAADKTSVLRCAAGLDPVTAGEVRLSEGLRLAHVGLRPVTEQLATLGTLASVLVRLPTGAAELLREALHRLDLWEEREAPVLGLTESRQRAAAVAVAVADAPDVLLADDLTSGLPPATAAAILDLLRDLVDRQGLCVVASAADLASLERADAVVLLAEGRVVETRVMP
- a CDS encoding helix-turn-helix transcriptional regulator → MSEAVFALHRFGRDRARSGIGWHKFVRERLGDDLPAIDEVVSEYRVVPDLLWLLERDGTDADSVPSAVRARARRLAQVVFLFCSAGILPYWSRMQARLEIERDMRGRMAITNGVEFLLAGLHPKVTWESSELRIASSFDLDIKLDGRGLTLSPSLFLPDKTCVLVRSERQSGVPALVFSTPLDLNDLESLPEESEDEGDRALAALVGATRAAALRALSESGTTGDLSDRLGISLSGASKQATVLREAGLITTLRNRTTAMHTLTPLGLALLQRKLPAELTRLLGNPGGPGNPRVGELRGSPRPRS